Proteins encoded together in one Acanthopagrus latus isolate v.2019 chromosome 19, fAcaLat1.1, whole genome shotgun sequence window:
- the eci2 gene encoding enoyl-CoA delta isomerase 2, mitochondrial isoform X2 encodes MAGVALKLFAPWRLVKLRSLVRSSTVPSLKFHTTASPMMGATVEQFEQAKSKMATLKNDPGNEVKLKIYALFKQSTQGPCNTPKPGMLDFVNKVKWDAWKSLGSISQEEARQQYCDLIGSLVEAEGGSPAQVGAQPAGSGTVYETLLVTTEDGITTIKLNRPNKKNAITTEMYNEIIAALEQAAKDDSVLTVLTGAGDFYCSGNDLTNFTKIPEGGVEEMARKGGDLLRKYVKAYIDFPKPLVAVVNGPAVGVSVTVLGLFDLVYATERATFHTPFSQLGQSAEGCSSYTFPKLMGAAKVHTHTHTHTHTHTHTHTHTHTHTHTPFVF; translated from the exons ATGGCCGGCGTCGCCCTGAAGCTGTTCGCTCCCTGGCGTTTAGTCAAACTACGAAG TTTGGTCAGAAGCTCCACAGTTCCCAGTCTGAAGTTTCACACCACAGCGTCTCCGATGATGG gtgcgACGGTGGAGCAGTTTGAGCAGGCAAAGAGCAAAATGGCGACACTGAAGAACGACCCGGGCAACGAGGTCAAACTGAAGATCTATGCTCTCTTCAAACAG tcCACGCAGGGTCCCTGCAACACTCCCAAACCAGGCATGCTGGACTTTGTCAACAAGGTTAAGTGGGACGCGTGGAAATCTCTGGGCTCCATCTCACAG gaaGAAGCCAGGCAGCAATACTGCGACCTGATTGGCTCACTGGTGGAGGCAGAAGGCGGAAGCCCCGCCCAGGTGGGTGCACAGCCTGCTGGGAGCGGGACAGTGTACGAGACGCTGTTGGTCACTACAGAGGACGGCATCACCACCATCAAACTGAACCGACCGAACAAGAAGAACGCCATCAccactgag aTGTACAACGAGATCATTGCAGCTCTGGAGCAGGCAGCGAAAGACGACTCAGtcctcactgttctcactg GCGCTGGTGATTTTTACTGCAGCGGAAACGACCTGACCAACTTCACCAAGATCCCTGAGGGTGGGGTCGAGGAGATGGCCAGAAAGGGTGGAGATCTGCTCAG GAAGTATGTGAAGGCCTACATTGACTTCCCGAAGCCGCTGGTCGCCGTGGTGAACGGACCGGCTGTCGGAGTGTCAGTCACAGTGCTGGGACTGTTCGACCTGGTCTACGCCACAGAgagg gcGACCTTCCACACTCCGTTCAGTCAGCTGGGTCAGAGCGCTGAAGGCTGCTCCTCCTACACCTTCCCCAAATTAATGGGCGCCGccaaggtacacacacacacacacacacacacacacacacacacacacacacacacac acacacacacacacacacacacaccttttgtATTTTAA
- the rheb gene encoding GTP-binding protein Rheb isoform X1 encodes MPLPKSRKIAVLGYRSVGKSSLTIQFVEGQFVDSYDPTIENTFTKTMTVNGQEYNLQLVDTAGQDEYSIFPQSYTIDVDGYILIYSVTSYKSFEVVRVIHEKLLDMVGNVQVPIILAGNKKDLHMERVISFEEGKALAESWNAAFLESSAKENQTAVEVFRRMILEVEKMEAGQPQGRTPCSMM; translated from the exons ATGCCGCTGCCAAAATCCCGGAAAATCGCCGTGCTGGGCTACAGGTCGGTGG ggaAGTCTTCTCTCACCATCCAGTTTGTGGAGGGACAGTTCGTGGACTCGTATGATCCGACGATAGAGAACA cgttcACTAAGACGATGACGGTGAACGGTCAGGAATACAACCTGCAGCTGGTCGACACGGCCGGACAG gatgAGTACTCCATCTTCCCTCAGAGTTACACCATCGACGTGGACGGTTACATCCTCATCTACTCCGTCACGTCCTACAAAAG ttttgaggTGGTCAGAGTCATTCACGAGAAGCTGCTGGACATGGTGGGAAACGTCca agTTCCAATTATTTTAGCTGGGAACAAGAAAGACTTACACATGGagag AGTGATCAGCTTCGAGGAGGGGAAAGCTCTGGCCGAGTCGTGGAACGCTGCCTTCCTCGAGTCTTCAGCCAAAGAGAACCAG acagcGGTGGAGGTGTTCAGGAGGATGATCCTGGaggtggagaagatggaggcGGGTCAGCCTCAGGGTCGGACACCCTGCTCTATGATGTAG
- the rheb gene encoding GTP-binding protein Rheb isoform X2, which produces MTPCRCQNPGKSPCWATGKSSLTIQFVEGQFVDSYDPTIENTFTKTMTVNGQEYNLQLVDTAGQDEYSIFPQSYTIDVDGYILIYSVTSYKSFEVVRVIHEKLLDMVGNVQVPIILAGNKKDLHMERVISFEEGKALAESWNAAFLESSAKENQTAVEVFRRMILEVEKMEAGQPQGRTPCSMM; this is translated from the exons ATGACACCATGCCGCTGCCAAAATCCCGGAAAATCGCCGTGCTGGGCTACAG ggaAGTCTTCTCTCACCATCCAGTTTGTGGAGGGACAGTTCGTGGACTCGTATGATCCGACGATAGAGAACA cgttcACTAAGACGATGACGGTGAACGGTCAGGAATACAACCTGCAGCTGGTCGACACGGCCGGACAG gatgAGTACTCCATCTTCCCTCAGAGTTACACCATCGACGTGGACGGTTACATCCTCATCTACTCCGTCACGTCCTACAAAAG ttttgaggTGGTCAGAGTCATTCACGAGAAGCTGCTGGACATGGTGGGAAACGTCca agTTCCAATTATTTTAGCTGGGAACAAGAAAGACTTACACATGGagag AGTGATCAGCTTCGAGGAGGGGAAAGCTCTGGCCGAGTCGTGGAACGCTGCCTTCCTCGAGTCTTCAGCCAAAGAGAACCAG acagcGGTGGAGGTGTTCAGGAGGATGATCCTGGaggtggagaagatggaggcGGGTCAGCCTCAGGGTCGGACACCCTGCTCTATGATGTAG
- the eci2 gene encoding enoyl-CoA delta isomerase 2, mitochondrial isoform X1 encodes MAGVALKLFAPWRLVKLRSLVRSSTVPSLKFHTTASPMMGATVEQFEQAKSKMATLKNDPGNEVKLKIYALFKQSTQGPCNTPKPGMLDFVNKVKWDAWKSLGSISQEEARQQYCDLIGSLVEAEGGSPAQVGAQPAGSGTVYETLLVTTEDGITTIKLNRPNKKNAITTEMYNEIIAALEQAAKDDSVLTVLTGAGDFYCSGNDLTNFTKIPEGGVEEMARKGGDLLRKYVKAYIDFPKPLVAVVNGPAVGVSVTVLGLFDLVYATERATFHTPFSQLGQSAEGCSSYTFPKLMGAAKASEMLLFNKKLTAVQACELGLVTEVFPDSSFQSEVWTRLRAYAKLPPNSLALSKQLIRAVEKERLYAVNDAEVERLIERWMSDECFNAVMSFFQAKAKL; translated from the exons ATGGCCGGCGTCGCCCTGAAGCTGTTCGCTCCCTGGCGTTTAGTCAAACTACGAAG TTTGGTCAGAAGCTCCACAGTTCCCAGTCTGAAGTTTCACACCACAGCGTCTCCGATGATGG gtgcgACGGTGGAGCAGTTTGAGCAGGCAAAGAGCAAAATGGCGACACTGAAGAACGACCCGGGCAACGAGGTCAAACTGAAGATCTATGCTCTCTTCAAACAG tcCACGCAGGGTCCCTGCAACACTCCCAAACCAGGCATGCTGGACTTTGTCAACAAGGTTAAGTGGGACGCGTGGAAATCTCTGGGCTCCATCTCACAG gaaGAAGCCAGGCAGCAATACTGCGACCTGATTGGCTCACTGGTGGAGGCAGAAGGCGGAAGCCCCGCCCAGGTGGGTGCACAGCCTGCTGGGAGCGGGACAGTGTACGAGACGCTGTTGGTCACTACAGAGGACGGCATCACCACCATCAAACTGAACCGACCGAACAAGAAGAACGCCATCAccactgag aTGTACAACGAGATCATTGCAGCTCTGGAGCAGGCAGCGAAAGACGACTCAGtcctcactgttctcactg GCGCTGGTGATTTTTACTGCAGCGGAAACGACCTGACCAACTTCACCAAGATCCCTGAGGGTGGGGTCGAGGAGATGGCCAGAAAGGGTGGAGATCTGCTCAG GAAGTATGTGAAGGCCTACATTGACTTCCCGAAGCCGCTGGTCGCCGTGGTGAACGGACCGGCTGTCGGAGTGTCAGTCACAGTGCTGGGACTGTTCGACCTGGTCTACGCCACAGAgagg gcGACCTTCCACACTCCGTTCAGTCAGCTGGGTCAGAGCGCTGAAGGCTGCTCCTCCTACACCTTCCCCAAATTAATGGGCGCCGccaag gCCAGTGAGATGCTGCTGTTCAATAAGAAGCTGACGGCGGTTCAGGCCTGTGAACTGGGTCTGGTCACTGAGGTTTTCCCAGACAGCAGCTTCCAGTCGGAGGTCTGGACCAGACTGAGGGCCTACGCCAAGCTGCCCCCCaac TCTCTCGCCCTCTCCAAACAGCTGATCCGGGCGGTGGAGAAGGAGCGTCTGTACGCGGTGAACGATGCGGAGGTGGAGCGTCTGATCGAGCGCTGGATGTCAGACGAGTGTTTCAACGCTGTCATGAGCTTCTTCCAGGCCAAGGCCAAACTCTGA